A region from the Aegilops tauschii subsp. strangulata cultivar AL8/78 chromosome 5, Aet v6.0, whole genome shotgun sequence genome encodes:
- the LOC109756318 gene encoding uncharacterized protein, translating to MRHLDGSVFSVTVAGKRKRSPEYPCVSRFRQRRLLSFLRRQKLFDTYDALTGESGARIDLYHLADLVKAGRWDEAIEHLSRFLPPDPALGVHGRVLLHFLRVHKALHDIVSGAPESRAVSAALRMCFTKNFAITKLRAILWSLLSSSGFRDSLDFGRVRDKAASTVVYLAYQTPELREHVKEARGPAEPHNVLPIGFGFRPRRHVKRIPGSVLVRHYLRKRRMLPSSISSHREGLSSESLIKAKEWMVDLVDTSLEAGKRDQGYPLQYVCTPMVQKGAPVDPVSRNNLGTFRSPARNPGMSSDTDFDMLVLKTKEWVVYLLDLRLEAWPDLSQGYEPFRRVNKDGIPVARVSQTIPYTLMGPVTISSVTNAEVPSFFQVLHPLKGPARNYGISPVTNAGGLPSQAISAILAPPYDQFLISIEKDAGALSSKAMSASLASPSKYIKANADALPSETMSAIWASPYENSLVSTVTNAGTQKHLSQEHCYTANACQDLN from the exons ATGAGGCACTTGGATGGGTCGGTGTTCTCCGTCACCGTGGCCGGCAAGCGCAAGCGTTCGCCGGAGTACCCCTGCGTGTCGCGCTTCCGGCAGCGGCgactcctctccttcctccggcgCCAGAAGCTGTTCGACACCTACGACGC GCTTACCGGCGAGTCGGGTGCGCGCATCGACCTGTACCATCTGGCCGACCTCGTCAAGGCGGGCCGGTGGGACGAGGCCATCGAGCATCTCTCCCGCTTCCTGCCGCCCGACCCTGCTCTGGGCGTCCACGGCCGTGTCCTCCTCCACTTCCTCCGCGTGCACAAGGCCCTCCACGACATCGTCTCCGGGGCGCCCGAGAGCCGTGCCGTCTCTGCAGCTCTCAGGATGTGCTTCACCAAGAATTTTGCCATCACCAAGCTCCGCGCCATCCTCTGGTCCCTCCTCTCCTCCAGCGGATTCAG GGACTCCCTGGACTTTGGGCGCGTGAGAGACAAGGCTGCGTCCACTGTCGTTTACTTGGCTTATCAAACTCCAGAGTTGAGAGAACATGTGAAAGAGGCGCGTGGCCCAGCGGAACCTCACAATGTACTCCCCATCGGCTTTGG TTTCCGTCCAAGGCGCCATGTGAAGCGCATCCCGGGCTCTGTTCTTGTCAGGCACTATCTTCGTAAGAGGAGGAT GCTTCCTTCTTCGATATCAAGTCACCGTGAAGGGTTAAGTTCTG AATCGTTAATTAAGGCAAAAGAATGGATGGTGGATCTTGTTG ATACAAGTTTGGAAGCTGGTAAGCGGGATCAAGGGTATCCACTTCAATATGTTTGTACTCCAATGGTACAAAAAG GTGCTCCTGTTGATCCAGTCTCGCGGAATAATCTTGGTACATTCAGAAGTCCAGCTAGAAATCCTGGCATGTCATCAGACACCGACTTTG ACATGTTAGTTCTCAAGACAAAGGAATGGGTGGTTTATCTTCTAG ATCTACGGCTGGAAGCTTGGCCGGACCTTAGTCAAGGGTATGAGCCATTTCGACGTGTCAACAAGGATG GTATTCCAGTTGCCCGAGTTTCGCAGACTATCCCTTATACGTTGATGGGGCCTGTTACAATTTCATCAGTAACAAATGCAG AAGTTCCATCCTTCTTCCAGGTTCTCCATCCTTTGAAAGGTCCTGCTAGAAACTATGGGATCTCACCAGTGACAAATGCAG GTGGTCTACCTTCACAGGCCATATCTGCTATCTTGGCACCTCCTTATGATCAGTTCTTGATTTCAATAGAGAAAGATGCAG GTGCTCTGTCCTCAAAGGCCATGTCTGCTAGCTTGGCATCTCCTTCTAAATACATCAAGGCAAATGCAG ATGCTCTACCCTCAGAGACTATGTCTGCTATCTGGGCATCTCCTTACGAAAACTCTCTGGTCTCAACAGTGACAAATGCAG GTACACAGAAGCATTTGAGTCAAGAACATTGCTATACTGCGAATGCTTGCCAGGATTTGAACTGA